One Aquamicrobium sp. genomic region harbors:
- a CDS encoding cold-shock protein: MPFGKIEKWIEDRGFGFLSDDQQPLARGVFVHISDIGHAPNVGDAFSYDLVDGRDGRPKASNVRSISVAREEVDRVFGAA; this comes from the coding sequence ATGCCCTTCGGCAAGATTGAAAAATGGATTGAGGACCGTGGCTTTGGCTTCCTTAGCGATGACCAGCAGCCGCTGGCGCGCGGCGTGTTCGTGCACATTAGCGACATTGGGCACGCCCCTAATGTAGGTGACGCCTTCAGTTATGACCTTGTTGATGGTCGGGACGGCAGGCCGAAGGCATCTAATGTCAGGTCGATCTCCGTCGCCCGCGAGGAAGTCGACCGCGTTTTCGGAGCGGCCTGA
- a CDS encoding P27 family phage terminase small subunit encodes MVNNARPPGHLRAATRRWFTSVVADYDLDPHHVRLLTLAAEAWDRGQAAREVIDRDGMTFADRFGQPKARPEIAIERDSRIGFARLIRELGLDVEPPPEAPRMARTRDYGSRA; translated from the coding sequence ATGGTGAACAATGCAAGACCACCGGGCCACCTTCGGGCGGCAACCCGGCGCTGGTTTACGTCGGTCGTGGCCGATTACGACCTTGACCCGCATCATGTGCGGCTGCTCACCCTTGCCGCCGAGGCATGGGACAGGGGGCAAGCCGCTCGCGAGGTTATCGATCGCGACGGGATGACCTTCGCCGACCGCTTCGGTCAGCCGAAAGCCCGACCGGAAATCGCCATCGAGCGGGATAGCCGGATCGGTTTCGCGCGCCTCATTCGGGAGCTTGGCCTCGACGTCGAGCCGCCGCCGGAGGCGCCTCGCATGGCAAGAACCCGAGATTATGGGAGTCGAGCCTGA